In one Oscillospiraceae bacterium genomic region, the following are encoded:
- a CDS encoding conjugal transfer protein TraE, producing MTKSKPTAKRGPARGKGRAALSAQQTIPYMEMLKDGVCKVRDGYYTKTIAYEDINYSVASTEDQAAIFDGWCGFLNYFDAALPFQLSFVNHRSRGGSRYKVNIPMAHDAFDSIRGEYTEMLKRQVARSNNGIERFKYITFGVPTADLAAARPRLERVEADILSNFKRLGVHAHALNGRERLEALHGQLHPGGREPFHFSWEDIPRTGMGTKDFIAPDSFDFTQSRTFRVGRAWGAASYLQILASELSDKLLLEMLELDAEMTVTLHVQTVDQTRAIKTVKGKISDIDKMKVEEQRKATRSGYDPDILPPDLITYSKDAAALLADLQSRNERMFLLTFLVLNLAPTREKLENEVFTLSGIAQKHNCSLRRLDWQQEQGYMSSLPLGDNAIEIQRGMTTSSTAIFVPFMTKELRMGGQSLYYGMNALSGNVIMADRKQLKNPNGLFLGTPGSGKSFAAKREIVNVFLTMPEDDIVIADPEGEYYPLVHRLGGQVVKLTPSAGSGTYINPMDITPDYADDEDPLSLKSDFILSLCELIVGGRGGLAPVEKTVIDRAVRSVYRPYLADPAPERMPILQDLYEELLKQPEPEARRVASALELYCTGSLNLFNHRTNVEVSNRLLCYDIKSLGKMLKKIGLLILTDQIWGRVTANRDRHKATWVYQDEFHVLLADPQVGAYSVEIFRRFRKWGAIPSGITQNVKSLLESSEIESIFGNCDFLYMLSQAAGDREVLASHLGISPHQLSYVTHSGSGEGLLFYGDTTIPFVDRFPKDTELYALLTTKPEEKANERKEE from the coding sequence TTGACCAAAAGCAAGCCCACGGCAAAGCGCGGCCCCGCTAGGGGTAAAGGGCGGGCGGCCCTCTCCGCCCAGCAGACCATCCCCTATATGGAAATGCTCAAAGACGGCGTTTGCAAGGTGCGGGACGGCTACTACACCAAGACCATCGCCTATGAGGACATCAATTACTCGGTGGCAAGCACCGAGGATCAGGCCGCCATCTTCGACGGCTGGTGCGGCTTTCTCAATTACTTTGACGCGGCGCTGCCCTTCCAGCTCTCCTTTGTCAACCACCGTTCCCGAGGCGGGAGCCGCTATAAAGTCAACATCCCCATGGCCCACGATGCCTTTGACAGCATCCGGGGCGAATACACCGAAATGCTGAAACGGCAAGTGGCCCGGAGCAACAACGGGATTGAACGCTTCAAGTACATCACCTTCGGCGTACCCACCGCCGACCTCGCCGCCGCCCGGCCCCGGCTGGAGCGGGTAGAGGCGGACATTCTGAGCAACTTCAAGCGCCTGGGGGTACACGCCCACGCCCTGAACGGGCGGGAGCGGCTGGAGGCCCTCCACGGCCAGCTCCATCCGGGGGGCCGGGAGCCCTTTCACTTCTCCTGGGAGGACATCCCCCGCACGGGTATGGGGACAAAGGATTTCATCGCCCCGGACAGCTTCGACTTCACCCAATCCCGCACGTTCCGGGTGGGCCGGGCCTGGGGGGCCGCCTCCTATCTGCAAATCCTGGCTTCCGAGCTCTCCGACAAGCTCCTGCTGGAAATGCTGGAACTGGACGCGGAAATGACCGTGACCCTCCACGTTCAAACCGTGGATCAGACCCGCGCCATTAAAACGGTAAAAGGCAAAATCAGCGATATTGACAAGATGAAGGTGGAGGAGCAGCGAAAGGCCACCCGGAGCGGCTACGACCCGGACATTTTACCGCCCGACCTCATCACCTACTCCAAGGACGCGGCGGCCCTCCTGGCCGATCTGCAATCCAGGAATGAGCGGATGTTCCTGCTCACGTTTCTGGTGCTCAATCTGGCCCCCACGCGGGAGAAGCTGGAGAACGAAGTGTTCACCCTCTCCGGCATAGCCCAAAAGCACAACTGTTCCTTGCGGCGGCTGGACTGGCAGCAGGAGCAGGGCTATATGTCCTCTCTCCCCCTGGGGGACAACGCCATTGAGATACAGCGGGGTATGACCACCAGCTCCACCGCGATCTTCGTGCCCTTTATGACAAAGGAGCTGCGTATGGGCGGCCAGTCTCTCTACTACGGGATGAACGCCCTGTCCGGCAACGTGATCATGGCCGACCGCAAGCAGCTCAAAAATCCCAACGGGCTTTTCCTGGGCACCCCCGGCAGCGGCAAGAGCTTCGCCGCCAAGCGGGAGATCGTCAACGTGTTTCTCACCATGCCGGAGGACGATATTGTGATCGCAGACCCGGAGGGGGAATATTACCCCCTTGTCCACCGTCTGGGCGGGCAGGTGGTGAAGCTCACCCCCTCGGCGGGCTCCGGCACCTACATCAACCCCATGGACATCACCCCGGACTATGCCGACGATGAAGACCCGCTCTCCCTGAAAAGCGACTTTATTTTGTCCCTGTGCGAGCTGATCGTAGGGGGCCGGGGCGGGCTGGCCCCGGTGGAGAAAACCGTGATTGACCGGGCGGTGCGCAGCGTGTACCGCCCCTATCTGGCAGACCCGGCCCCGGAGCGGATGCCCATTCTCCAGGACTTGTACGAGGAACTGCTCAAACAGCCGGAGCCGGAGGCCCGGCGGGTGGCATCCGCCCTGGAACTGTACTGTACGGGATCGCTCAACCTCTTTAACCACAGGACGAATGTGGAGGTGAGTAACCGCCTGCTGTGCTACGACATCAAATCTCTGGGGAAGATGCTCAAAAAAATCGGCCTGCTCATTCTCACCGATCAGATATGGGGCCGGGTGACGGCCAACCGGGACAGGCACAAGGCGACGTGGGTATATCAAGATGAGTTCCATGTGCTCCTGGCCGATCCCCAGGTGGGGGCTTACAGCGTGGAGATTTTCCGGCGCTTTCGCAAATGGGGGGCCATCCCCAGCGGCATTACCCAAAACGTGAAAAGCCTGTTGGAGAGCAGCGAGATCGAGTCCATCTTCGGCAACTGCGATTTCCTCTATATGCTCTCCCAGGCCGCCGGGGATCGGGAGGTGCTGGCCAGCCACCTGGGTATTTCGCCCCACCAGCTCTCCTACGTCACCCACTCCGGCTCCGGCGAGGGCCTGCTGTTCTACGGCGATACCACCATTCCCTTTGTGGATCGGTTCCCCAAGGACACCGAGCTTTACGCCCTGCTGACCACCAAGCCGGAGGAGAAGGCCAATGAACGAAAAGAGGAATGA
- a CDS encoding conjugative transfer protein — protein MQFFATAVTTLQTLVIALGAGLAVWGVVNLLEGYGSDNAAAKSQGIKQLMAGGGIIVLGTTLIPLLSSLF, from the coding sequence ATGCAGTTTTTCGCTACCGCTGTTACCACCCTTCAAACGCTCGTCATCGCCCTGGGGGCCGGTCTGGCCGTGTGGGGCGTGGTCAATCTGCTGGAGGGCTACGGCTCGGACAATGCGGCGGCCAAAAGCCAGGGCATCAAGCAGCTCATGGCGGGCGGCGGCATCATCGTGCTGGGCACCACCCTGATCCCCCTGCTGTCCAGCTTGTTTTAA
- a CDS encoding transposase, with protein MDYRQYRRARRLVHECCNYDGGNCLALDDGDECVCVQSISYSLLCRWFRAAVLPLDKALETALLHRDEAKRCAMCGAVFRPRSNRAKYCPECAARMKRIKAAQRKRKQRLNCHALEAKKGP; from the coding sequence ATGGACTACCGCCAGTATCGCCGGGCGCGGCGGCTCGTGCATGAGTGCTGCAACTACGACGGCGGCAACTGCCTTGCGCTGGACGACGGCGACGAGTGCGTTTGCGTCCAGAGTATTTCCTACTCCCTGTTGTGCCGTTGGTTCCGCGCCGCCGTCCTGCCGCTGGATAAGGCGCTGGAAACCGCCCTATTGCACCGTGACGAGGCCAAAAGGTGCGCCATGTGCGGGGCCGTATTCCGGCCCCGCTCCAACCGGGCCAAGTATTGCCCGGAGTGCGCCGCGAGAATGAAGCGAATCAAGGCCGCCCAACGAAAACGAAAACAACGGCTGAACTGTCACGCTTTAGAGGCTAAAAAAGGCCCGTAA
- a CDS encoding membrane protein: MINNVTKDFFTTNISYIFLLVATIGDLLIPFLLAPFSGKYNHLTMVMSLLGNRNQNCHSIYNLWLVLAGMMFVIGGIKLFVDYTKKSLALSICLLLVILVYAIGACILSGIFSVGETKEMLTIPEKIHGYGSVLGFLLLTFAPLLIALLSFQIKDFVIGAISIIFFILSAIFFTLFVMADKESSARTIISFEGLWQRLSLLCMYAPIIVISLKKLFIN; this comes from the coding sequence ATGATAAATAATGTAACTAAAGATTTTTTTACCACGAATATTAGCTATATCTTTTTACTGGTTGCAACCATTGGCGATCTATTAATTCCCTTTCTTCTTGCTCCGTTTAGCGGTAAATATAATCACCTAACTATGGTTATGAGCCTGTTAGGTAACCGAAATCAAAACTGTCATTCAATTTATAATCTTTGGCTGGTATTAGCTGGAATGATGTTTGTAATTGGAGGCATAAAACTATTTGTGGACTACACCAAGAAGTCACTTGCGCTTTCAATATGCCTACTTCTTGTTATTCTGGTTTATGCTATTGGGGCGTGTATTTTATCTGGAATCTTTTCAGTTGGCGAAACAAAGGAAATGCTTACTATCCCAGAAAAAATTCACGGTTATGGTTCTGTTCTAGGCTTCTTATTGTTGACCTTTGCGCCTCTGCTAATTGCTTTATTATCTTTTCAGATAAAGGATTTTGTGATTGGAGCTATATCAATTATATTCTTTATCCTTTCAGCGATATTTTTTACTCTATTTGTAATGGCAGATAAAGAAAGTTCTGCTCGTACCATTATTTCTTTTGAGGGGCTATGGCAGAGGCTAAGTTTGTTGTGTATGTATGCACCAATTATCGTTATTTCACTAAAGAAATTGTTTATAAATTAA
- a CDS encoding AbrB family transcriptional regulator: MSMPKGKHIFGTVKVGERGQIVIPKEARELFDIKPGDTLLVLGDEEQGIAITKADVMKEVAIKILKGLGGFMPDDK, translated from the coding sequence ATGTCAATGCCAAAGGGTAAGCACATTTTTGGAACAGTGAAAGTCGGGGAACGAGGACAAATTGTTATTCCCAAAGAAGCAAGAGAATTATTTGATATTAAACCCGGCGATACACTCTTAGTTTTAGGTGACGAAGAACAAGGTATAGCAATTACGAAAGCTGATGTCATGAAAGAAGTTGCAATAAAAATACTAAAAGGATTGGGAGGATTTATGCCAGATGATAAATAA
- a CDS encoding recombinase, translating to MFNEFYARDTSRKIKSVFKAKGMTGKHMTGQIPYGYLWADEKREQWVIDDEAAAVVRQIFSLTMEGFGPYQISQLLKQQKIEIPSVHLARHGEGVNKTKTFKDPCGWCSSTIVQILKKREYLGHTVNFKTRKHFKDKKSHYVDESEWTIFENTHEAIIDQETFDNVQRIRGNVRRYPDGFGEIHPLTGLMYCADCGGKMYVHRTYNGQRIPQYTCSQYGRYPIGTLCQTQHRINASVVLTLIADMLKAIAEYSKTDRAEFIKTVQEAQATQQTTDITKKKRRLAAAQKRAGELERLICKIYEDNALGKLPDARYAALDAQYAKEQDELSSEIDGLEKAISGFEQNRKSAEKFIALVEKYENFDTMTTTMLNEFVEKILVHERARKGSIETTQEVEIYFNFVGRYVPPHFGEVNLTPEEQEALRKKEERKDRLHQNYLRRKANGKQKEYEDRIKTEKRRQMEAKKAALRAEDMARGVYTIAADLPRQEPQKSVLPIRNAVG from the coding sequence ATGTTCAACGAGTTTTACGCCCGTGACACCAGCCGGAAAATCAAGTCGGTATTCAAGGCCAAGGGCATGACCGGCAAGCACATGACCGGGCAAATCCCCTATGGCTACCTTTGGGCCGACGAGAAGCGGGAACAGTGGGTAATTGACGACGAGGCCGCCGCCGTTGTCCGGCAAATCTTTAGCTTGACAATGGAGGGCTTCGGCCCCTATCAAATCTCCCAACTGCTCAAACAGCAGAAAATTGAAATCCCCTCCGTTCACCTTGCCCGGCATGGCGAGGGCGTGAATAAAACCAAGACTTTCAAAGACCCTTGCGGCTGGTGTTCATCTACTATCGTCCAAATACTCAAAAAACGCGAATACTTAGGCCATACTGTCAATTTCAAAACCCGCAAGCACTTCAAGGACAAGAAAAGCCATTATGTAGACGAGAGCGAATGGACGATTTTCGAGAACACCCACGAGGCCATCATCGACCAAGAAACCTTTGACAACGTGCAGCGAATCCGTGGGAACGTCCGGCGCTACCCGGACGGCTTTGGAGAAATCCACCCCTTGACCGGCCTCATGTATTGCGCCGATTGCGGCGGCAAGATGTACGTCCACCGCACCTACAACGGCCAGCGAATCCCACAATACACCTGTTCTCAATATGGCAGATACCCCATAGGGACGCTTTGCCAGACACAGCACAGAATCAACGCCAGCGTGGTATTGACCTTGATTGCCGATATGCTGAAAGCTATTGCCGAGTATTCCAAGACCGACCGGGCCGAGTTTATCAAGACCGTACAAGAGGCGCAGGCCACACAGCAGACCACCGACATCACCAAGAAAAAGAGGCGGCTTGCGGCGGCGCAGAAACGGGCCGGAGAGCTTGAACGGCTGATATGTAAAATCTACGAGGACAACGCTTTAGGCAAGTTACCCGACGCGAGATATGCCGCTCTTGACGCGCAGTATGCCAAGGAGCAGGACGAGCTTTCCAGCGAGATTGACGGGCTGGAAAAGGCAATCAGCGGCTTTGAGCAGAACCGGAAATCTGCTGAAAAGTTTATCGCCCTTGTGGAGAAATACGAGAACTTCGACACCATGACAACGACCATGTTAAATGAGTTTGTCGAGAAAATCCTTGTGCATGAACGCGCCCGAAAAGGCAGTATCGAAACCACGCAGGAGGTAGAAATCTATTTTAACTTTGTGGGCCGGTATGTGCCGCCGCACTTCGGGGAGGTTAATCTAACCCCGGAGGAACAGGAGGCCCTACGGAAGAAAGAGGAACGCAAAGACAGACTGCACCAGAACTATCTACGCCGCAAGGCTAACGGCAAGCAAAAGGAATACGAGGACAGGATAAAGACCGAGAAACGGCGGCAGATGGAGGCCAAGAAAGCCGCCCTACGCGCCGAGGATATGGCAAGGGGCGTGTATACAATCGCCGCCGATTTGCCGAGACAGGAGCCGCAGAAAAGTGTATTGCCAATCCGCAACGCAGTAGGCTAA
- the spo0J_2 gene encoding chromosome partitioning protein ParB, whose protein sequence is MEEPKSTAKRGAKTAAAAQEDRITLLPLSELHDFPNHPFKVRDDEAMQETAESIRQYGVLVPAIVRPREDGGYEIIAGHRRRHGSELAGLSAMPCIVRQMDDDTATILMVDSNIQRENILPSERAQAYKMKLEAIKRQGTRHDLTSDQLGQKLSGKTSREVIAENSNDSPTQIQRYIRLTELSPELQQMVDEKKIGMTPAVEISYLKPEEQQMLLTAIDSEQATPSLSQAQRMKKLSRDGKLNDDTMLDIMMEQKKPEGYNVVLSVDKLRKYFPRSYTPQKMEETILKLLDAWLRKRQRDQSR, encoded by the coding sequence ATGGAAGAACCGAAAAGCACAGCAAAGCGCGGGGCAAAGACCGCTGCGGCTGCGCAGGAGGATAGAATCACGCTGCTCCCGCTGTCGGAGCTGCACGACTTCCCCAACCACCCATTCAAGGTGCGGGACGACGAGGCCATGCAGGAAACGGCGGAGAGCATCCGGCAGTACGGCGTACTCGTCCCCGCCATCGTCCGCCCCCGTGAGGACGGCGGCTACGAGATCATCGCCGGACATCGGCGCAGGCACGGCAGCGAGCTGGCGGGGCTTTCCGCCATGCCCTGCATTGTGCGGCAGATGGACGACGACACCGCCACCATCCTCATGGTGGACAGTAACATCCAGCGCGAAAACATCCTGCCCTCTGAACGGGCGCAGGCGTACAAAATGAAGCTGGAGGCCATCAAAAGACAGGGTACACGGCACGATTTAACTTCTGACCAACTTGGACAGAAGTTGAGTGGAAAGACTTCCCGCGAGGTTATTGCAGAGAACAGCAATGACAGCCCTACACAAATCCAGCGCTATATCCGCCTGACAGAACTCTCCCCGGAGCTTCAGCAGATGGTGGACGAGAAGAAGATCGGCATGACCCCTGCCGTGGAAATCTCCTACCTCAAGCCGGAGGAACAGCAAATGCTACTCACCGCCATCGACAGCGAGCAGGCCACGCCCTCGCTTTCGCAGGCGCAGCGCATGAAAAAGCTCTCCCGCGACGGCAAGCTCAACGACGACACCATGCTGGACATCATGATGGAGCAGAAAAAGCCGGAGGGGTATAACGTCGTCCTCTCGGTGGACAAGCTGCGCAAATACTTCCCGCGCTCCTATACGCCGCAGAAGATGGAGGAAACCATCCTGAAGCTGCTGGACGCATGGCTGCGCAAGCGCCAGCGTGACCAGTCCAGATAA
- a CDS encoding transposase — MAVFRVEKNHNYTVMSNYHLRDTTLTLKAIGLLSKMLSLTDEWDYTTRGLAAICKEGVDAIGAALKELESHGYLVRRQLRDSRGRITDTEYTIYESPHTPLPDTASPDTENPYLDTPDTDEPYTEKPAQLNKDRRNKEKEIPDESITDTSNPDPIYPPAPLQGAGYDRMGYEEAREIVRENIEYDILVQDPRQDREQLDEVVELIAETLCSRRQTIVIAGDEYPSEMVKEKLLRITASHIEYVFDCLKQNTTYVRNIKKYLLASLFNAPSTIGSYYSALVNHDMYGDGLRGR; from the coding sequence GTGGCAGTATTTCGCGTGGAGAAGAACCACAATTACACGGTCATGTCCAATTATCACCTGCGGGACACCACCCTGACGCTGAAAGCCATCGGTCTGCTGTCCAAAATGCTCTCTTTGACCGATGAGTGGGACTACACCACCCGCGGGCTTGCCGCCATCTGCAAGGAGGGCGTGGACGCCATCGGCGCGGCGCTCAAGGAACTGGAATCGCACGGCTACCTTGTCCGCCGCCAGCTCAGGGACAGCCGCGGGCGCATCACCGACACCGAGTACACCATCTATGAATCGCCGCATACGCCTCTGCCGGATACGGCTTCACCAGATACGGAAAACCCGTATCTGGATACCCCGGATACGGACGAGCCATATACGGAAAAGCCCGCGCAATTAAATAAAGATAGAAGAAATAAAGAAAAAGAAATTCCAGATGAATCTATTACGGATACATCAAATCCTGATCCAATCTATCCCCCAGCCCCCTTGCAGGGCGCGGGATATGACAGGATGGGATACGAGGAAGCGCGAGAGATCGTCAGAGAGAATATCGAGTACGACATTCTGGTGCAGGACCCGCGGCAGGACAGAGAGCAGCTTGACGAGGTAGTGGAGCTTATTGCGGAAACCCTCTGCTCCCGCAGACAGACCATCGTGATTGCCGGAGACGAGTACCCGTCTGAGATGGTGAAGGAGAAACTGCTGCGCATCACAGCCTCCCACATCGAGTACGTCTTTGACTGCCTGAAGCAGAACACCACCTACGTCCGCAACATCAAGAAATACCTGCTGGCGTCGCTGTTCAACGCGCCCAGCACCATCGGAAGCTACTATTCCGCCCTCGTCAACCACGATATGTACGGCGACGGGCTGCGCGGCAGATGA
- a CDS encoding conjugal transfer protein TraG, producing the protein MKQISVKKLLLPNIPYVFIAFFATKLGQAARLAPGADFSQKSLHIMEGFAAAFQSALPSFHPIDLCVGIAAALLIRLAVYVKGKNARKFRKNIEYGSARWGNAEDIKPYVDPTFANNVILTQTERLTMNSRPKDPKTARNKNVLVVGGSGSGKTRFFIKPNLMQLHSSYVVTDPKGSIVVECGKLLQRNQYKIKILNTINFKKSHHYNPFAYLHSEKDILKLVTTLIANTQGDGKSGDDFWRKAETLLYTALIGYIYYEAPVEEQNFATLIEMINTMEVREDDEDFKNPVDLMFEELAKREPHHFAVRQYAKYRLAAGKTAKSILISCGARLAPFDIQELREITAYDELELDTLGDRKTALFIIISDTDDTFNFLASMVYTQLFNLLCDKADDVYGGRLPVHVRCLIDECANIGQIPKLEKLMATIRSREISACLVLQAQSQLKALYKDNCDTIIGNCDSSVFLGGKEPTTLKELSAALGKETIDTFNTGESRGREVSHSLNYQKLGKELMSQDELAVLNGGKCVLQLRGVRPFLSDKYDITKHPNYKYLSDANPKNAFDIEKFLSTKLKLKSEEEFEVFDAGAAAGSESA; encoded by the coding sequence ATGAAGCAGATCAGCGTAAAGAAGCTCCTGCTTCCCAATATCCCCTATGTCTTTATCGCGTTCTTTGCCACAAAGCTGGGGCAGGCGGCGCGGCTGGCTCCCGGCGCGGACTTCTCTCAAAAGTCGCTGCACATCATGGAGGGCTTCGCCGCCGCGTTCCAATCGGCGCTGCCCAGCTTTCACCCCATCGACCTGTGCGTGGGCATTGCCGCCGCCCTGCTCATCCGGCTTGCCGTCTACGTCAAGGGGAAGAACGCAAGGAAGTTTCGGAAGAATATCGAGTATGGTAGCGCAAGATGGGGCAACGCAGAGGACATCAAGCCCTATGTAGACCCCACCTTTGCCAACAACGTCATTCTCACCCAGACGGAGCGGCTGACCATGAACAGCCGACCCAAGGACCCGAAAACGGCGCGGAACAAGAACGTACTGGTGGTGGGCGGCTCCGGCAGCGGCAAGACGCGGTTTTTCATCAAGCCCAACCTCATGCAATTACACAGTTCCTACGTTGTCACCGATCCAAAAGGCAGCATCGTGGTCGAATGTGGAAAATTACTTCAGCGAAATCAGTATAAGATCAAGATACTGAACACGATCAACTTCAAGAAGTCCCACCATTATAACCCCTTCGCGTATCTCCACAGCGAAAAGGACATTCTGAAGCTGGTCACGACCCTCATTGCCAACACGCAGGGGGACGGGAAATCCGGCGACGACTTCTGGCGCAAGGCGGAAACGCTGCTCTACACGGCGCTCATCGGCTATATCTACTACGAAGCGCCGGTTGAGGAGCAGAACTTCGCCACCCTCATCGAGATGATCAACACCATGGAGGTGCGGGAGGACGATGAGGACTTCAAAAATCCCGTCGATCTGATGTTTGAAGAACTGGCAAAGCGGGAGCCGCATCACTTCGCCGTGCGCCAATATGCCAAATATCGCTTAGCAGCGGGCAAGACAGCAAAAAGTATTCTAATTAGCTGCGGCGCGCGCCTTGCCCCCTTCGACATCCAGGAGCTTCGGGAGATCACGGCGTATGACGAGCTGGAGCTGGACACGCTGGGCGACCGGAAAACGGCGCTGTTTATCATTATTTCCGACACAGACGACACCTTCAACTTCCTTGCCAGCATGGTCTATACCCAGCTATTCAACCTCCTGTGCGACAAGGCGGACGACGTGTACGGCGGCAGGCTGCCCGTCCATGTGCGCTGCCTCATCGACGAGTGCGCCAACATCGGGCAGATTCCCAAGCTGGAGAAGCTGATGGCCACCATCCGCAGCCGCGAAATCTCCGCCTGCCTTGTTTTGCAGGCACAGAGCCAGCTCAAGGCGCTCTACAAGGACAACTGCGACACCATCATCGGCAACTGCGACAGCTCCGTATTCCTCGGCGGCAAGGAGCCGACCACATTAAAGGAGCTGTCCGCCGCGCTGGGCAAGGAGACCATTGACACCTTCAACACCGGCGAAAGCCGCGGCAGAGAGGTTTCCCACAGCCTGAACTATCAGAAGCTCGGCAAGGAGCTGATGAGTCAGGATGAGCTTGCCGTTCTTAATGGCGGCAAGTGTGTCTTGCAGCTGCGCGGCGTAAGGCCGTTCCTATCCGACAAATACGACATCACAAAACACCCCAACTACAAGTATCTTTCGGACGCGAATCCCAAGAACGCCTTTGACATTGAAAAATTCCTCTCCACAAAGCTCAAGCTGAAGTCGGAGGAGGAATTTGAGGTCTTTGACGCGGGCGCGGCCGCAGGTTCAGAATCCGCCTGA
- a CDS encoding conjugative transfer protein, with the protein MDFFNSAVDVLQTLVIALGAGLGIWGVINLLEGYGNDNPGAKSQGMKQLMAGGGVALIGMILVPLLKGLFG; encoded by the coding sequence ATGGATTTCTTCAATAGCGCAGTCGATGTTTTGCAGACCCTCGTCATTGCCCTCGGAGCCGGTCTTGGCATCTGGGGCGTGATCAACCTTCTGGAAGGTTACGGAAATGACAATCCGGGCGCAAAATCGCAAGGGATGAAACAGCTCATGGCGGGCGGCGGTGTGGCGCTCATCGGTATGATCCTCGTGCCGCTGCTCAAAGGGCTGTTCGGTTAA
- a CDS encoding transposase, whose product MAYVPVPKDLNAVKTKVLLNLTKRQLVCFGAGAALGVPLFFLLKAHTGVSTAAICMILLMLPFFLLAMYEKNGQPLEKIVRNIVQVCFLRPKQRPYATNNFYAVLERQDNLDREVYRIVHPHKTHPRRTQADRGRHRKSEAAG is encoded by the coding sequence ATGGCATACGTTCCCGTACCCAAAGACCTAAACGCGGTCAAGACCAAGGTGCTGCTGAACCTGACGAAGCGCCAGCTCGTCTGCTTCGGCGCGGGCGCGGCGCTGGGCGTTCCGCTGTTCTTCCTGCTCAAAGCCCATACCGGCGTCAGCACGGCGGCGATCTGCATGATCCTGCTCATGCTGCCCTTTTTCCTGCTGGCCATGTATGAGAAGAACGGACAGCCCCTTGAAAAGATCGTCCGCAACATCGTGCAGGTCTGCTTCCTGCGCCCCAAGCAGCGCCCTTACGCAACCAATAATTTCTACGCCGTTCTGGAACGGCAGGACAATTTAGACCGGGAGGTGTATCGCATTGTCCACCCGCACAAAACTCACCCGCGCCGAACGCAGGCAGATCGAGGCCGCCATCGCAAGAGCGAAGCGGCAGGATAA